A DNA window from Hevea brasiliensis isolate MT/VB/25A 57/8 chromosome 2, ASM3005281v1, whole genome shotgun sequence contains the following coding sequences:
- the LOC110651239 gene encoding uncharacterized protein LOC110651239, with product MLEWEHLLLVALSIIALVIIFIVLIRRCSCFGKGKGVVNATTTRTQSLQDGIAKLHQGSLRHQLELDGKRRGNYYVFRRGVSARPLFSWADHPSLITDAVENGWSRFGFTGYMSSPSTRSSLLGFCAVGDNVKEGETEISWEVCQGSADFMQKIRLNSGIKKVNVSNPSMFAASVIRTALPLPGPPLGNSAFPQEAYFEITILYSQGKDHDESITKVKEGEKTKLIQENSNPKLNSESLVHVSSSHRFNKIEELKLAGKDDGKDEAVMLSLGLTTGGFLPLKHPGSYPGSIGFNSNGSVYLEGMKLVFESEKGEWARRDKVIGCGFDPRQKKVFFTLDAELVHVIHCKSEEFGTPLYPTIAANNDILVLVNFGQSAFSYAPANAQRTPNPCFIGPLVNSSALGYDDSKELFSMGRIDSQWLNRSTTKGSHNSNGTNNNRTVDFDEESEADLFEIVLDGSASATGRSPSTVLR from the exons ATGCTTGAATGGGAACATCTTCTGTTGGTGGCTCTGTCTATTATAGCTCTTGTAATCATTTTTATTGTGTTGATTCGGAGATGCTCTTGTTTCGGAAAAGGGAAAGGCGTTGTTAACGCGACGACAACTAGAACACAGAGCTTGCAGGATGGGATTGCGAAGCTTCATCAAGGAAGTCTTCGTCATCAGCTTGAATTAGACGGCAAAAGAAGAGGAAATTATTATGTCTTTCGACGTGGGGTTTCAGCCAGACCTTTGTTCAGTTGGGCTGATCATCCGTCGCTTATTACAGACGCAGTTGAAAATGGGtggtctagatttggttttacagGTTATATGTCGTCTCCATCCACACGATCATCCCTGTTGGGTTTCTGCGCAGTTGGTGATAATGTAAAAGAAGGGGAGACGGAGATAAGCTGGGAAGTTTGTCAAGGATCAGCTGATTTCATGCAAAAGATAAGATTAAATTCTGGGATAAAGAAGGTTAATGTAAGTAATCCTTCTATGTTTGCTGCATCTGTAATTAGAACTGCTTTGCCTCTACCAGGGCCTCCCTTAGGGAATTCAGCTTTTCCTCAAGAGGCCTACTTTGAGATCACAATTTTGTATTCTCAAGGTAAGGATCATGACGAGTCCATCACCAAGGTTAAGGAAGGCGAGAAGACTAAACTTATCCAAGAAAATTCTAACCCAAAACTGAATTCAGAATCTTTAGTACATGTTAGTAGCAGTCATCGATTCAACAAGATTGAAGAATTGAAGCTCGCTGGTAAAGATGATGGCAAGGATGAAGCAGTTATGTTATCTTTAGGGCTCACTACAGGAGGCTTTCTTCCTCTGAAACATCCTGGAAGCTATCCAGGATCCATAGGATTCAACTCCAATGGCTCAGTCTACCTTGAAG GGATGAAATTGGTGTTTGAATCAGAGAAAGGAGAATGGGCAAGAAGAGATAAAGTAATTGGTTGTGGATTTGATCCaaggcaaaagaaagtgtttttcacattaGATGCAGAACTGGTGCATGTAATTCATTGCAAGTCGGAGGAATTTGGGACACCATTGTACCCAACAATTGCAGCCAATAATGACATATTAGTTCTTGTTAATTTTGGACAAAGTGCTTTCAGTTATGCGCCTGCAAATGCTCAACGAACACCGAATCCTTGCTTCATTGGGCCTCTTGTAAATTCCTCTGCTTTGGGGTATGACGATAGCAAAGAACTCTTCTCAATGGGAAGGATAGACTCTCAGTGGCTTAATAGAAGTACAACTAAAGGTTCCCACAACAGCAATGGTACTAATAATAACCGGACAGTTGATTTCGATGAAGAATCTGAGGCTGATTTGTTTGAAATTGTCTTGGATGGTTCTGCTTCTGCAACTGGAAGATCTCCAAGCACAGTGTTGCGCTAA